The Coregonus clupeaformis isolate EN_2021a chromosome 6, ASM2061545v1, whole genome shotgun sequence genome has a segment encoding these proteins:
- the cd99 gene encoding CD99 molecule isoform X6, which yields MKSCLWIALLVTLAIGTKTQDFDLSDALGLDDPIPTTIPKQPKQPAKDPSPGGGFDLLDALGPEEPEKPAGIPPKEGGTDPKPAPPPAPVDPKKPAGDGMGFDLSDALGPDPVPDKPAVVPPKDGGTGGGSLGDNDLFDVSNDGGYKPDPGKGGGGGARAADPASDPNGGGGAPADQPQDLDLLWGQFLKMLDANMPEGVLVWISNIKQAVVPLLEKAMELLDVGQ from the exons ATGAAATCTTGCTTATGGATTGCCTTGCTTGTAACTCTGGCTATAGGGACGAAAACACAAG ACTTTGATCTTTCTGATGCCCTTGGTTTAG ATGACCCTATACCAACTACTATTCCAAAACAGCCAAAGCAACCTGCAAAGGATCCCAGTCCAG GCGGTGGATTTGATCTATTAGATGCTCTTGGTCCAGAAG AGCCTGAGAAACCAGCTGGGATCCCTCCTAAAGAAGGTGGAACTG ATCCCAAACCTGCCCCTCCTCCCGCACCTGTAGATCCCAAAAAACCAGCTGGAG ATGGGATGGGTTTTGACCTGTCTGATGCCTTGGGTCCAG ATCCCGTACCGGATAAACCAGCTGTTGTTCCACCTAAAGACGGAGGCACCG GTGGCGGATCCTTAGGAGACAATGACCTGTTTGATGTGAGCAATGACGGTGGCTACAAGCCTGATCCCGGcaagggaggtggaggaggag CACGTGCCGCTGACCCAGCCTCAGATCCCAATG GAGGAGGTGGTGCTCCAGCAGATCAACCTCAAG ATCTAGACCTACTGTGGGGCCAATTCCTGAAGATGCTAGATGCTAACATGCCAGAGGGCGTCCTTGTTTGGATATCCAACATAAAGCAAGCAGTGGTGCCTCTGTTAGAGAAGGCCATGGAGCTTTTGGATGTGGGCCAATGA
- the cd99 gene encoding CD99 molecule isoform X7, which translates to MKSCLWIALLVTLAIGTKTQDFDLSDALGLDDPIPTTIPKQPKQPAKDPSPGGGFDLLDALGPEEPEKPAGIPPKEGGTDPKPAPPPAPVDPKKPAGDGMGFDLSDALGPDPVPDKPAVVPPKDGGTGGGSLGDNDLFDVSNDGGYKPDPGKGGGGGGGGGAPADQPQDLDLLWGQFLKMLDANMPEGVLVWISNIKQAVVPLLEKAMELLDVGQ; encoded by the exons ATGAAATCTTGCTTATGGATTGCCTTGCTTGTAACTCTGGCTATAGGGACGAAAACACAAG ACTTTGATCTTTCTGATGCCCTTGGTTTAG ATGACCCTATACCAACTACTATTCCAAAACAGCCAAAGCAACCTGCAAAGGATCCCAGTCCAG GCGGTGGATTTGATCTATTAGATGCTCTTGGTCCAGAAG AGCCTGAGAAACCAGCTGGGATCCCTCCTAAAGAAGGTGGAACTG ATCCCAAACCTGCCCCTCCTCCCGCACCTGTAGATCCCAAAAAACCAGCTGGAG ATGGGATGGGTTTTGACCTGTCTGATGCCTTGGGTCCAG ATCCCGTACCGGATAAACCAGCTGTTGTTCCACCTAAAGACGGAGGCACCG GTGGCGGATCCTTAGGAGACAATGACCTGTTTGATGTGAGCAATGACGGTGGCTACAAGCCTGATCCCGGcaagggaggtggaggaggag GAGGAGGTGGTGCTCCAGCAGATCAACCTCAAG ATCTAGACCTACTGTGGGGCCAATTCCTGAAGATGCTAGATGCTAACATGCCAGAGGGCGTCCTTGTTTGGATATCCAACATAAAGCAAGCAGTGGTGCCTCTGTTAGAGAAGGCCATGGAGCTTTTGGATGTGGGCCAATGA
- the LOC121568080 gene encoding E3 SUMO-protein ligase ZBED1-like, which yields MEAKSASSSNLQLVAHPRAKSKVWRYFGFDTDADGCILHWRRIYCRICMTQIAYSGNTSNLSYHLEKNHPVEFCEFVKSNTEQMREAVATAYSKIKTEPMQQQCQEAILKQSPAFENINRRHNDLTSAVISFVCEGMYPVSVVEEPTFQALLRTADPRYLPPSKIDVAMKALPQRYNQIRDAVLGEVAGVVNCGVSTDLWQSQTQNRTYISLSMHSLNQNGLGSGFSMSSKCLKTFEVPEDNTAENITRALYEAFVEWGITHKVNGATTNGSLDIVKACSLLDLSVQMPCLGHTINRGMDEAFQLPRIDSFLGRCRKLVDYFQQSVMAMYLLREKQRQQGLAQCVLIRDRVRSWGTTLTMLQRLKEQQAVISVVLMEDSDNHQLSFKDSEWNMVEGLIGVLQPFKLVADMITDCRYPTISMVRPVLHMLLNTTLKAKEGDAKEVGMAKEVISKVLSSTYPQTSEIATFLNVATFLDPRYKRLPFLSPHDRSQVESKVVEEAKAILEKQRNENVVTDELAPLSDEPPNKKQTLDKQFPSCSNAGNPLAVIFCQSGTDENQEELHAQVVEELSNFKSQKILGLNEDPLHWWSDRMGLFPTLPKVLQKYWCVPATSVPSHRLFSSSGTFFCGKRNRLTPAHVDQQVFLYENLRSCNEAEPIEDDSGEWGFGQEQDSGSGHGITGQSTAQYQTVTIP from the coding sequence ATGGAGGCCAAAAGTGCTTCCTCATCTAATCTCCAGCTTGTTGCACATCCAAGGGCAAAAAGTAAAGTATGGAGGTATTTCGGCTTTGACACCGATGCAGACGGGTGTATACTACACTGGAGGAGGATTTACTGTCGCATATGTATGACTCAAATAGCATATTCCGGCAACACCTCCAATCTCTCGTACCACCTGGAGAAGAACCACCCAGTTGAGTTCTGTGAGTTTGTGAAGAGCAACACGGAGCAGATGCGTGAGGCGGTCGCAACGGCCTACTCCAAGATAAAGACTGAACCTATGCAGCAGCAATGTCAGGAAGCCATCCTGAAGCAGAGTCCAGCGTTTGAAAATATCAACCGACGGCATAATGATCTGACATCTGCGGTCATCAGCTTTGTCTGTGAAGGGATGTACCCTGTGTCTGTGGTGGAAGAACCCACCTTTCAGGCCCTTTTAAGGACTGCAGATCCAAGGTACTTGCCCCCTAGCAAAATCGACGTGGCAATGAAGGCCCTACCACAGAGGTACAATCAGATCCGAGATGCAGTGCTGGGTGAGGTGGCAGGGGTGGTGAACTGCGGTGTCTCAACTGACCTTTGGCAAAGCCAAACCCAGAACAGGACCTACATCTCCCTGTCCATGCACTCCCTGAACCAAAACGGACTAGGTTCCGGTTTCTCCATGAGTTCCAAGTGCCTGAAAACCTTTGAAGTTCCAGAGGACAATACAGCTGAGAATATTACCAGAGCGTTGTACGAAGCTTTTGTCGAATGGGGGATAACTCACAAAGTCAACGGTGCCACCACTAACGGTTCATTGGACATTGTCAAAGCTTGCTCTCTTCTGGATCTATCCGTGCAGATGCCTTGCCTTGGCCACACTATAAATCGAGGGATGGATGAGGCCTTTCAGCTGCCCAGAATTGACAGCTTTTTGGGACGTTGCCGTAAACTTGTTGATTATTTCCAACAGTCTGTGATGGCGATGTATCTGCTGCGAGAGAAGCAGAGGCAACAAGGCCTTGCCCAGTGTGTCCTCATCAGAGACAGGGTCCGATCCTGGGGGACCACGCTGACTATGCTCCAGCGCCTGAAAGAGCAGCAGGCCGTTATCAGTGTGGTACTCATGGAGGACAGTGACAACCATCAGCTGAGTTTCAAGGACAGTGAATGGAACATGGTTGAGGGCTTGATTGGAGTTCTGCAACCTTTCAAACTGGTAGCTGACATGATAACAGACTGTAGGTATCCGACCATTAGTATGGTGAGGCCTGTCCTTCACAtgctactgaacacaaccctcaAGGCCAAAGAAGGGGACGCAAAAGAGGTCGGCATGGCCAAAGAGGTCATCTCCAAAGTGTTGTCCAGCACATACCCGCAGACGTCCGAGATTGCAACGTTTCTCAACGTCGCCACTTTCCTGGATCCCCGTTACAAGAGGCTTCCTTTCCTGTCCCCCCACGACCGCTCCCAAGTGGAGAGTAAAGTCGTTGAAGAGGCCAAAGCCATTCTTGAGAAACAGAGGAATGAGAATGTGGTTACAGATGAATTGGCTCCTCTTTCTGATGAGCCACCCAACAAAAAACAGACTCTTGACAAACAGTTTCCTTCATGTAGCAATGCAGGCAACCCTTTGGCCGTGATATTTTGCCAGTCAGGCACTGACGAGAACCAAGAGGAGCTACATGCTCAGGTCGTAGAAGAGCTGAGCAACTTCAAATCTCAGAAGATCCTGGGTCTCAACGAAGACCCTCTCCATTGGTGGTCGGACCGCATGGGCTTATTCCCTACTCTCCCCAAGGTGCTCCAGAAGTACTGGTGTGTCCCCGCCACTAGTGTCCCCTCCCACAGACTGTTCAGCTCCTCAGGGACTTTCTTCTGTGGCAAGAGGAACCGCCTCACCCCGGCACATGTAGACCAACAGGTGTTTCTCTATGAAAACTTGCGGAGCTGCAATGAGGCTGAACCTATTGAGGATGACTCAGGGGAATGGGGCTTCGGACAGGAGCAGGACTCTGGGTCAGGCCATGGAATAACTGGGCAGTCCACTGCCCAGTACCAAACAGTCACAATACCCTAA
- the cd99 gene encoding CD99 molecule isoform X8, which yields MKSCLWIALLVTLAIGTKTQDFDLSDALGLDDPIPTTIPKQPKQPAKDPSPGGGFDLLDALGPEEPEKPAGIPPKEGGTDPKPAPPPAPVDPKKPAGDGMGFDLSDALGPDPVPDKPAVVPPKDGGTGGGSLGDNDLFDVSNDGGYKPDPGKGGGGGARAADPASDPNGGGGAPADQPQDLDLLWGQFLKMLDAVVPLLEKAMELLDVGQ from the exons ATGAAATCTTGCTTATGGATTGCCTTGCTTGTAACTCTGGCTATAGGGACGAAAACACAAG ACTTTGATCTTTCTGATGCCCTTGGTTTAG ATGACCCTATACCAACTACTATTCCAAAACAGCCAAAGCAACCTGCAAAGGATCCCAGTCCAG GCGGTGGATTTGATCTATTAGATGCTCTTGGTCCAGAAG AGCCTGAGAAACCAGCTGGGATCCCTCCTAAAGAAGGTGGAACTG ATCCCAAACCTGCCCCTCCTCCCGCACCTGTAGATCCCAAAAAACCAGCTGGAG ATGGGATGGGTTTTGACCTGTCTGATGCCTTGGGTCCAG ATCCCGTACCGGATAAACCAGCTGTTGTTCCACCTAAAGACGGAGGCACCG GTGGCGGATCCTTAGGAGACAATGACCTGTTTGATGTGAGCAATGACGGTGGCTACAAGCCTGATCCCGGcaagggaggtggaggaggag CACGTGCCGCTGACCCAGCCTCAGATCCCAATG GAGGAGGTGGTGCTCCAGCAGATCAACCTCAAG ATCTAGACCTACTGTGGGGCCAATTCCTGAAGATGCTAGAT GCAGTGGTGCCTCTGTTAGAGAAGGCCATGGAGCTTTTGGATGTGGGCCAATGA